Proteins from a genomic interval of Cupriavidus pauculus:
- a CDS encoding condensation domain-containing protein — protein sequence MPSDPNVPATLVAHLDRLAAQRPDDTALIVIDAEDETRYDYAALHVRVRALGAHLAAQAAPGDRALLLMDSGIDYVTAFFACLYAGLIAVPAFEPGAVRSAQVARLRAMATDAEPSVLIATAAQAAAHADALADIAPAARIVHADAAHAPAPSGWQPYRAEPRTLAFLQYTSGSTAAPKGVMVSHGNVMANEAAIADGMGIGPHDVIATWLPLYHDMGLIGGLLQPMFVGVPVVMMSPQRFLERPVRWLQAISRHRATVSGGPDFAYRLCVERVRDSQLDGLDLSSWAVAYSGAEPVRADTLRAFVDRFAPAGFRAPALYPCYGLAEATLFVTGGPRGGGMACTTFDAGALAQGRAEAVDTGLELVACGFPRAGHAVRIASPDGTALPDHCVGEIEVSGPSVTHGYWRNADATAATFGAEGWLRTGDLGLLRDGQLYIAGRRKDLIIVRGQNLYPQDIERAVEAHVPAARRGRVAAFAVQTPDGEAIGVAAEISRPDQKRLGHDALVQALALAVGDACGEPLAVALLLNPGGLPKTTSGKLQRSACRQGWIDDSLDACAIWAHGRFTRGGIGGPVDPAEAPRGDTEIALAALWQELLGTAPASRHAHFFASGGSSLTAAQLVARLRAQYGAGIALRLLFDHPTLAACAAALDSHRADMPAGDDPQVAAIAPAPRSGPLPLAPAQHRLWLTDRIANPAQRWTYNMAGGLRLTGSLDTAALHASLNALVAHHEILRTGYPADAHGDPYAHIVPALAIDLPVSDISGLSPARRDAALQELAEGQAREPFDLAQPPLLRARLVRLADDDHALLVTLHHIVGDGWSISVLLDTLATAYNAARAGQPATLAPLPIQYVDYAAHQQAEARHPRSQADADYWRTALDGAPRLPTLPTPHRRPPVAASDGAACHAELPAALLAQVDALAHRHGATRYMVLLAAFHLLLHRLGDARDQLVGIDVAGRTRRELEGLIGFFVNVLPLRAQPRPDMPFGDLLAQIRAQTLAAFDHQSLPFDRIVEAAGVPRERAWHPLVQVLFVLHNTPAAARAFDGLQARRLPTPVHAAKFDLAVFLDPHADGLRAEWVYATALFPRATVQRLADAYGAVLAQAVANPARALSGFDVPAGLCDPVRDAVRAPVSETPAMPTAQVSSPSKLDKLDKLARLGKPASKPPAAAPAGAPVRTSFLSPGQTFPIVIEPASPDLDPVAWALAHRDEIEATLCRHGGILLRGFGLRTPQEFEAFAESIEPGLYGAYGDLPKKEGGRNTYRSTPYPEREMILYHNESAHLSRWPRKQWFFCELPSPVGGATPIVDCREMYRRLPADLAAQFEARGLRYVRTFNDKLDVSWRDFFKTDDRAEVEARLRASGTDFAWLDADTLQTRERCPAVIAHPVTGERSFFNQVQLHHTACLDPEVRRDLLEIVGADRMPRQVTFGDGSPIGDDVMALLGALYEACAVRFDWRQGDVAMLDNMLAAHARDPFEGPRKIVVAMGDMFERRDLPPLAAAPARQDAAALEG from the coding sequence ATGCCGTCCGATCCGAACGTCCCGGCCACGCTGGTGGCCCACCTCGACCGTCTGGCCGCCCAGCGCCCCGATGACACGGCGCTGATCGTCATCGACGCCGAAGACGAGACCCGCTACGACTACGCCGCGCTGCACGTCCGCGTGCGCGCGCTGGGCGCCCACCTGGCCGCGCAGGCCGCCCCCGGCGACCGCGCGCTGCTGCTGATGGACAGCGGCATCGACTACGTGACCGCGTTCTTCGCCTGCCTCTACGCGGGCCTGATTGCCGTGCCGGCGTTCGAGCCCGGCGCCGTGCGGTCGGCCCAGGTGGCGCGGCTGCGCGCGATGGCCACTGACGCCGAGCCGTCCGTGCTGATCGCCACCGCCGCGCAGGCCGCCGCCCATGCCGATGCACTGGCCGACATCGCGCCGGCCGCGCGCATCGTCCACGCCGACGCCGCGCACGCGCCGGCCCCGTCCGGCTGGCAGCCCTACCGCGCCGAGCCCCGGACGCTGGCCTTCCTGCAATACACGTCCGGCTCCACGGCCGCGCCCAAGGGCGTGATGGTCAGCCACGGCAACGTCATGGCGAACGAGGCGGCCATCGCGGACGGCATGGGCATCGGCCCGCACGACGTGATCGCCACGTGGCTGCCGCTCTACCACGACATGGGGCTGATCGGCGGCCTGCTGCAGCCGATGTTCGTCGGCGTGCCGGTGGTCATGATGTCGCCGCAACGCTTCCTGGAACGCCCCGTGCGCTGGCTGCAGGCCATCAGCCGCCACCGCGCCACGGTCTCGGGCGGGCCGGACTTTGCGTACCGGCTCTGCGTCGAGCGCGTGCGCGACAGCCAGCTCGACGGGCTAGACCTGTCGAGCTGGGCGGTCGCCTACTCGGGCGCCGAGCCGGTGCGCGCCGACACGCTGCGCGCCTTCGTCGACCGCTTCGCGCCGGCCGGCTTCCGCGCGCCGGCACTCTACCCGTGCTACGGCCTGGCCGAAGCCACGCTGTTCGTCACCGGCGGCCCGCGCGGCGGCGGCATGGCCTGCACCACGTTCGATGCCGGCGCGCTGGCGCAAGGCCGAGCCGAAGCGGTGGATACGGGGCTCGAACTGGTGGCCTGCGGCTTTCCGCGCGCCGGCCATGCCGTGCGCATCGCCAGCCCCGACGGCACGGCGCTGCCTGACCACTGCGTCGGCGAGATCGAAGTCAGCGGGCCCAGCGTCACGCACGGCTACTGGCGCAACGCCGACGCCACGGCCGCCACGTTCGGCGCCGAAGGATGGCTGCGTACCGGCGACCTGGGCCTGCTGCGCGACGGCCAGCTCTACATCGCCGGCCGCCGCAAGGACCTGATCATCGTGCGCGGCCAGAACCTCTATCCGCAGGACATCGAGCGCGCGGTGGAAGCCCACGTACCCGCCGCCCGGCGCGGCCGCGTGGCCGCCTTCGCCGTGCAGACGCCCGACGGCGAGGCCATCGGCGTCGCCGCCGAAATCTCGCGCCCGGACCAGAAGCGGCTGGGCCACGATGCGCTGGTGCAGGCGCTGGCGCTGGCCGTGGGCGATGCCTGCGGCGAACCGCTGGCCGTCGCGCTGCTGCTGAACCCGGGCGGCCTGCCCAAGACCACCAGCGGCAAGCTGCAGCGCAGCGCCTGCCGCCAGGGCTGGATCGACGACAGCCTTGACGCCTGCGCCATCTGGGCCCATGGCCGCTTCACGCGCGGCGGCATCGGCGGCCCCGTTGACCCCGCGGAAGCCCCGCGCGGCGACACCGAGATCGCGCTGGCCGCGCTGTGGCAGGAACTGCTCGGCACCGCGCCCGCCAGCCGCCACGCGCACTTCTTCGCCAGCGGTGGCAGCTCGCTGACCGCCGCGCAACTGGTGGCCCGGCTGCGCGCGCAGTACGGCGCCGGCATCGCGCTGCGACTGCTGTTCGATCATCCGACGCTGGCCGCCTGCGCCGCCGCGCTCGACAGCCATCGCGCCGATATGCCGGCTGGCGACGACCCCCAAGTCGCCGCCATCGCCCCGGCCCCGCGCAGCGGCCCGCTGCCGCTCGCGCCGGCCCAGCACCGGCTCTGGCTGACCGACCGCATCGCCAACCCGGCCCAGCGCTGGACGTACAACATGGCCGGCGGCCTGCGCCTGACCGGATCGCTCGACACCGCCGCGCTGCACGCCAGCCTCAACGCACTCGTCGCGCACCATGAAATCCTGCGCACCGGCTATCCCGCCGATGCCCATGGCGATCCCTACGCGCACATCGTGCCCGCGCTGGCCATCGACCTGCCCGTCAGCGACATCTCTGGCCTGAGCCCCGCCCGGCGCGACGCGGCGCTGCAGGAACTGGCCGAGGGCCAGGCCCGCGAGCCGTTCGACCTGGCCCAGCCGCCGCTGCTGCGCGCCCGGCTGGTGCGGCTGGCGGACGACGACCACGCGCTGCTGGTCACGCTGCACCATATCGTCGGCGACGGCTGGTCCATCAGCGTCCTGCTCGATACGCTCGCCACCGCCTATAACGCCGCCCGCGCCGGCCAGCCCGCCACGCTGGCGCCGCTGCCGATCCAGTACGTCGACTACGCCGCCCACCAGCAGGCCGAAGCGCGCCACCCGCGCAGCCAGGCCGACGCCGACTACTGGCGCACCGCGCTCGACGGCGCGCCACGGCTGCCCACGCTGCCCACGCCGCATCGCCGCCCGCCTGTCGCCGCGTCCGATGGCGCCGCCTGCCACGCCGAGCTGCCCGCCGCGCTGCTGGCCCAGGTCGACGCGCTGGCGCACCGCCACGGCGCCACGCGCTACATGGTGCTGCTGGCGGCGTTCCACCTGCTGCTGCATCGCCTGGGCGATGCCCGCGACCAGCTCGTCGGCATCGACGTGGCCGGCCGCACACGCCGCGAGCTGGAAGGGCTGATCGGTTTCTTCGTCAACGTGCTGCCGCTGCGCGCGCAGCCGCGCCCGGACATGCCGTTCGGCGACCTGCTGGCGCAGATCCGCGCGCAGACGCTGGCCGCCTTCGACCACCAGTCGCTGCCGTTCGACCGCATCGTCGAAGCCGCCGGCGTGCCGCGCGAGCGCGCATGGCATCCGCTGGTGCAGGTGCTGTTCGTGCTGCACAACACGCCGGCCGCCGCCCGTGCGTTCGATGGCCTGCAGGCCCGCCGCCTGCCCACGCCCGTGCATGCCGCCAAGTTCGACCTGGCGGTGTTCCTGGACCCGCACGCCGACGGCCTGCGTGCCGAATGGGTCTACGCCACCGCCCTGTTCCCGCGCGCCACCGTGCAGCGCCTGGCCGACGCCTACGGCGCCGTGCTGGCGCAGGCCGTGGCCAACCCCGCACGCGCGCTGTCCGGCTTCGACGTGCCGGCCGGCCTGTGCGATCCCGTTCGCGACGCCGTTCGCGCCCCTGTTTCCGAGACGCCCGCCATGCCCACCGCCCAAGTGTCCAGTCCCAGCAAGCTCGACAAACTCGACAAACTCGCCAGGCTCGGCAAGCCCGCCAGCAAACCGCCGGCCGCGGCACCGGCCGGCGCGCCCGTGCGCACGTCGTTCCTGTCGCCGGGGCAAACCTTCCCGATCGTGATCGAACCGGCCTCGCCGGACCTGGACCCGGTGGCCTGGGCGCTGGCCCATCGCGACGAGATCGAGGCCACGCTGTGCCGCCACGGCGGCATCCTGCTGCGCGGCTTCGGGCTGCGCACGCCGCAGGAATTCGAGGCGTTCGCCGAATCGATCGAGCCGGGCCTGTACGGCGCCTACGGCGATCTGCCGAAGAAGGAAGGCGGCCGCAACACCTACCGCTCCACGCCGTACCCGGAGCGCGAGATGATCCTCTATCACAACGAAAGCGCGCACCTGTCGCGCTGGCCGCGCAAGCAGTGGTTCTTCTGCGAGCTGCCGTCGCCGGTGGGCGGCGCCACGCCCATCGTTGACTGCCGCGAGATGTACCGCCGCCTGCCTGCCGACCTGGCCGCCCAGTTCGAGGCCAGGGGCCTGCGCTACGTACGCACGTTCAACGACAAGCTCGACGTGAGCTGGCGCGACTTCTTCAAGACCGACGACCGCGCCGAGGTGGAAGCCCGCCTGCGTGCATCGGGCACCGATTTCGCGTGGCTAGATGCCGACACGCTCCAGACGCGCGAGCGCTGCCCGGCCGTGATCGCCCACCCGGTCACCGGCGAGCGCAGCTTCTTCAACCAGGTGCAGTTGCACCACACGGCCTGCCTGGACCCCGAAGTGCGCCGCGACCTGCTGGAGATCGTCGGCGCCGACCGCATGCCGCGCCAGGTGACGTTCGGCGACGGCAGCCCGATTGGCGACGACGTGATGGCGCTGCTCGGTGCGCTGTACGAGGCGTGCGCCGTGCGCTTCGACTGGCGCCAGGGCGACGTGGCCATGCTCGACAACATGCTGGCCGCCCACGCGCGCGATCCGTTCGAGGGCCCGCGCAAGATCGTGGTGGCGATGGGCGACATGTTCGAACGCCGCGACCTGCCGCCGCTGGCCGCCGCGCCCGCCCGTCAGGACGCCGCCGCGCTGGAGGGCTGA